The window CCACGAGATGGACCATCATCGAATGTATCGGAGAAGGTGAGCGGGGAACAAAGGAGATACAGAAGTATCTGGCAGATATGAAAGAGAAAATAACACCATCCTGCCTGTACTATCACCTCTCAGAGCTCAAAAAGGCAGGGATAATCGAGATTGCAGGCTACAGAGAGGAGGGGGGCGGGGCTCCTGAGAAGATCTGGAGGCTGAAGTCCAGGCAGATCGTGATAGATTTGCTTGAGGGAGAATGATGGAAGCGATAGCAGTTGAAAACTTGAGTAAGAGCTTTAACGGGCTTAAGGCGGTTGATCGTGTGAGTTTCAGCGTTCATGAGGGTGAGATATTTGGTTTTCTTGGTCCAAATGGCGCAGGAAAGACGACGACCGTGAGGATATTGACCGGCGTGATACAGCCTGATTCCGGGAAGGCGAGTGTCCTGGGTTTTGATGTGGTTAAAGAGACGCTTAAGGCACGGGAGAAGATAGGGGTCGTCCCTGAAGCTGCAAACGCATACCCTGATCTCTCTGTGTGGAAGAACATGATGCTTACAGCGGCTCTGTATGGTATCGAGCGAAAAAAAGCAGAGGCAAAGGCAGATGAGCTTCTCAGGGTCTTTGGGATCTCTGAGCGAAAAGATAGCAGGGTGAAGACGCTCTCAAAAGGGATGAAGCAGCGGCTCATGCTCTCAATGGCACTTGTGAGTGATCCTGAGTTGCTCTTTCTGGATGAGCCAACATCAGGTCTTGATGTGGCAAGTGCACGGATAATAAGGGAGAAGATTATGGAACTCTCCCGGGAGGGGAGGACGATATTCCTCACATCCCACAACATGGAAGAGGTGAGTATGCTCTGCGATCGTGTCGGAATCATAAACCATGGCAGGATCGTTGCGGTTGAGAGATCAAGAGATCTGAGAGACCGGATAGGAGGATCGCTTGCGGTTGAGGTGGAGTTCGACAGAAAGGTTGATCTTACGGGTTTTCCTGATGTAAAAGCAAGAGGAAACAGATACGTACTGTATACGACCGATGCACACGATACGATATGCTCGATCGTTGATTTTGCATCCCGCAATGGATTGAGGATCACGGGGTTAAACCTCCATGCACCATCGCTTGAGGATGTATTTCTCAAACTCACAGGAGGTGAAAGTGATGCTTAGAAAGATATGGGCGATAACAAAAAAGAATATCCTGATGTACTACCTCAAGGGACCTGTTCTGATATTTGGCGTTTTATTCCCGTTATTTCTATTTCTTGCATTTTACATCGGGAGAAGTCTATCAGCAGAGTTTCTCATCCCCGGACTTCTTGCGATGACGCTCTTCTTCACATCCACATCGGTCTCGCCGGTGATCATGCCCTGGGAAACCCAGATGAAAACGCTTGAAAGGCTCATATCATGTCCGATAACGGTCAGAACGATGATATTTGGTGATATACTCGCTTCGTTCATATTTGGGATCATCATCTCAATCGTTCCAGTTGTGATAGGTATGGTGATGGGTGTTGGTGTTAAAGCACCGCTTACCCTTGGAGTTGCGATAATCATCGGTGCGTTCGCATTCTCCTCTCTCGGACTGCTCTTCTCAACGATCCCGACAGATCTTGTATCGAACGTGATGATGCTCTCAAATCTTGTGAAGTTTCCGCTCATCTTTATAAGCGGTATCTTCATCCCGGTGAGTGAACTTCCTGATTGGGGTGTGGCCGTTGCATCACTATCTCCGCTCACCTACTTCACGGATATTGCGAGATTCTCGATTGAGGGTTATGCCTTTTATCCGTTGTATCTCGATTTCTTGCTGCTTATCGCATCTGCTGTTCTCTTTCTGGTACTTGCCGTGAAGCTCCATGAGCGGACACTTGTGAGGAGGTTTTAATGGAAAAACTTCCACTCTCCAGCAGATTGGTTCCTCATAGAATCCTTTCTCGTGGGCCCCAGAGAAATGATGTACACAAAAAATAAAAAAGGGTAGTAGATTAATCACTTACTTCGCCAGTGGTAATATAAAAGCTACCAGATCGTCAAGGGTTTCAAAAGGATAGTTTCCTTCAATTACGGCCGCAACATCAAGAGCGGTAACTTTTTTACCCTCGGCTTCACAGTAAGTCTCAGCCCCTTCTGGCAATGCTGCCACCAGATCCGCAGTGTTTGTGAGCGGAAACGGGACATTCTTACACTTCTTACGGATGCAATCTTCCAGTTCACCCATTTTTCAGTCACCTCCATTATTGTTTATGATAGTATCACTCACCTTATCCTACTTATACTTTCGGCCTGTGTTCCGTCTACTTTAAGGAGCCGTCATATTATTTCGATAGCTATATATATCACCTTTATCTAACCCCCAAGTAGTTAATGAATTAATCACAGATGGAGGATTGATTGTGAAGAATAGAAGAAAGTTAATGATGGCGATCTTGTTATTTGTATCGTTCGGAGCAGTCTTAACAGGTGTTGCTGCTGCCGAGGAAGACGCATCTCCAGTTGCATCAGCAGGTGGCATGGCTGCGCTTGGTGCTGGGCTTGCCATTGGTATTGCAGGACTTGGTGCAGGTATCGGCGTTGGTACAAGTGGTGCAGCCGCGGTTGCTGCAAGTGCTGAGAAGCCTGAGATGTTTGGTAAAGCAATCATATTTGTTGCGCTTGCTGAGGCAGTTGCTATCTACGGATTGCTGGTTGCATTCCTGCTCTACACAAAGGTACCGTAAAGTGGAAGTTAAGGATCTCACGATGGCAGAGGTCTGCGTTCATGCGCTACCTATTGCCCTTTTCATCTCTTTTTCCGTTTTTGGTGCTATGATGCTTGGATATTTCCTCGGAAATTATCTGGGGATGCCCGGGGGTATCCTGATTGTAGTATCTTTCACAACGGCCGGGATGATCGGTGGGATACTTGGAAGCCTTCTCATCGTAGATAAAGTGTATGGGGTGTAAGGAATGTCTGTTTCAGAGTATGCCTATATCAACGCAAAGATTCGTGTGAAGAAAGGGGATCTTCTTGATCAAAAGAAGATGCGTTCACTGATGGAAGTATATGAAACGAAAGAGATGATCGCACTTCTCATGGATACGACATACAGGGATGAACTCTCCAGCCTACCACCCGATGCAACGATCAGGGATATCGAACGTGCGATCATGGATAACATGGTGAAGACGTTTGTAAATATCGCATCGGCAGTTGGTACAGAGGGTGGACGTGCACTATGCGTGGAACTACTACGGCGCTTTGAAGTTGCAAACTTAAAGAGCGTGTTACGGGCAAAGTTAAGTGGGTTGAGCAGAGAAGAGCTTGATCTGATCCCTGTTGAAGGATTCTTCAGGCGACGACTCAGTAGACTCATCGATCTTGCGAGTATCGAAGAGATGATTCCGCTTCTTGAGGGGACACCTTATCGTGCCATACTTGAGGGAAATATGGCTGCATTCAAAGAAACGAAAAAGCTCTTTGTGCTTGAGTCTGCACTTGATGCCGAGCTCTTCCAGAGTATCTGGTTGCAGGCAAAAAAGTTAAAGGGAGCTGATGCTGCAAGTGCCATGAAACTTCTCGGAACGCGGTTTGATATGATGAATATGATGACGATACTCCGTGGCAAGGCCGACGGAATTGAAATCAGTCAGTTGAGAAATTACATCCTGCCTTATGGACGACTTAATCCTGATCTCCTCAGGGACGCAATGATGGCAGACGATGTAAAGTCGACTCTTCAGGTGCTATCCACAACTCAATACGCAGATATATTTGCGGGAGCAGCCTCTGAATATGACGAACTTGGACAGTTATCTTCCTTTGAGGTAGCACTCCAGCGGCGTATCCTCGATGAATCAAGAAGTCTGATGATGGGTTATCCATTCCAGATCGGTACCATTATTGGGTTTTTCGAGCTTAAAGAGGCCGAAGTAAAGAACCTGCGTGCCATTGCAGTCTGTAAAGAGAACGGACTTGAGGCAGAAGAGACCAGAAGATTTATTATATAAATTTTAAGGTGGAATTATCCACCTCACGCAATTTTTTTACCAAAATCAGGGGCGCCGACTGAGAAGACCTCATTGACTTTTATCATCGCAACACCGTTGATATCAAGGTTAAGAAGATCTTTGACCAGCGCTGCAAACTTATCATAGACCGGACCTGAGGTCTCAAACCCTGCAAATGTACCTTTCACCTGATAACCTGCGGGTGGCGGATTTTTGAAGGCAAGAAGTGCTGCTTTCTTCGTTGCTTCAAGGTTTGCCCTCGTTTTTCCGCTGAATATATCTGCATAAGCGACCGTTTCATCATCGACCGCAGAAATTGTGCCTTTGGCAGCAACATTTATCTCGCCATCCTCTGCAACCGTTGCTATGACCTTGGATGCTTCTGGATCATTGAATAAATCCACAACTTCTTTTGGCATCTTTACCATTAGATCACCTCACTCTCCCTTTGCGTTTTTAATATAAAAAATTATGTTTAATCAGATCTTTGCAGCGAGAGGTGAAAATTACTGAAGAAACTCGATCGTCGGCGATTTCTTAAGCTGCAGTCCAAACTCAGCAAGGATTCCTTTGAGCAGCCCGCATGGTACAGGGCAATCAACATGTGGCAGGTGCTGATCTGCCTTCTTATACACAGGGTTGGTCATGAATCCAACTGCGGGCCTACCCCTCTCTGGAAATATATCTGCGAGACCAACCTTCATGAGGTCCCTGCCAAGACGCTGACAGTACTTGCAATCTGACTCTATCTCCAATTTCACATCCCGTCCATCGAGGATAATTCTGGCTTCAGTCCTGAACTGGCAGGCGCCCCCATAAATTTCAATTGTCGTCATATCGATCACACCAGAGACAGTTAGATGTGGTTACATTCCCAGAGGATAAGAAACTTTCCTGAGGGTGTGCGATACGCTTATAAATATCGATGATCTTGGATTCTTAAGTTTGATTACACAGGGTGATTTAAGTGGGAAAGAAGATGAAGGGCAAGAAGCTCAGGCTTGCAAAGGCAGCCAATCAGAATCGCAGAGTGCCGGTCTGGGTTATCGTCAAGACAGAACGGGACGTCACAACCCATCCAAAGCGACGGCACTGGAGAAGGAGTAACCTGAAGGTGTGATCATCATGGAAGAGAGAATATATACAATCCCACTGCGGGGAGTTAAGCGAGTTCCAAGATGGAAAAGAGCTAAAAAAGCGATATCTGATATAAAAGCATATCTCACCAGGCATACAAAATCTGAGAATCTCGTGCTCGATAAATCCATCAACGAGAAGGTCTGGGCACGGGGGGCAGAGAAGCCGCCATCAAAGATCCGTGTAAAAGTTGTTGAAGAAGACGGAGCGGTCAGGGCGGAGCTTGTGAAAGAGGCATGAAACTTCTCAGACTCAATGATAGTCCTTTCATCGGAAACTTTGCACTTGCCACGAACGAATATCTTTTACTACCTCCACACACACCTCCAAAGGTGAAAGAAGACTTTGAAGAAGAACTCGGGGTAAAAGCACGATGCGTAACTGTAGGAGAGAGTAATCTGATTGGTTTACTCGCCTGTGGAAACTCAAAAGGGCTAATTGTTTCGCCGTACACATCAGATTTTGAGATCAAACAGCTTGAGAAGATAACACGCGTCAGGCGACTCCCATCGATCCTGAGTGCGGTTGGAAATATCATTCTCGCAAACGACGACGCTGCGCTTGTGCATCCAAAGCTATCTGATGAATGTATTGAACTGATAGCCGATTTCCTTGATGTGGATGTGTGGCGTGGCACGATCGCAAACCTAAGGACAGTTGGAGCAATGGCGGTTGCAACCGGACGTGGTATTCTTGTGAACCCGGATATAACCGATAACGAGCTTTCACGGCTTTCAGCGTTGTTTGGCCTCACACCTCTTCGTGGTAGCGCGAACTTTGGATCTGGAGTTGTTGGATCCTCGATTGTTGCCAATGATCATGGTTGTGTTGCAGGATCTGATACTACAGCGGTTGAGGTTATGCGAATCGAGGATGCACTCGAGCTTTGATCTCTTCTACCATGGCACGTCTTTTTTACCTGCAAGATACCCGAAGGCATTTGAGAGAACGTGAAGAAGCGGTGTAATTATAATGAGTGTGATGATGATCATGGGTGTAAAATGCTGTAGAAACCATTCGTGTGCAAAGAGCCATAGAAAGAGATATACGCCAAGTACAAAATCTAATTGATCAAATGGAAAGAAAAAACTCCCCTGCTCAATGCCAAGTCGCCGTTTAATCAAACTCTCAACGAGATCTCCAAAGAGTGCACCTGTTGATATCAGGATGAGCACAGATAGTGGAAAGCTCGGGGCGTTGATTGATGCGCCTATGTAATTCTGCAACAGCCCAGCCAGTATCCCGCAACATATACCGGCCGCAGTGCCACGGTATGTCTTGCCATCACCAAAAAGCCGTTTACCGTTGATTCTCAGACCATGATCGATCGGCTTTCCACCACCGAATATAACAGGTGATGAGTTTGCAAAATACGCAGGCAGAATCAGCCACAGAGATGTGAGTATAGTCGAGATTATTGATTCGATCATCCGTAAATAGAACGTGGAGACGGTTAAAAGCTTTTTCCTGATGAGATTTGGAAACAGGTGGTATATATCTAAAAATTCATTTAATGTGTAGATCTGAGCATTAATTCATATTATGGTATTTAAAATCTTAATATGTTAGTTTTTGTATGTTGAAACAATTCTATAAGCTTATTTTTCTGAAGAAATGAAATAATCGCTCATAGCTCTTTATATTAGATTTTAGCCCTTTTTATGCGTTATTTAATTCTGGAGCTGGAGTGGAAACAAAGGGGTCGCAACCAAAAGCTATATAGATTGGATATGTGATGGTAGGTTGAGGCATCAAAGATGGAAGCGTCAATTATGAGTGGGATCTTTTCGGGGTTGCTGGACGTCAAGCCAATATTTAAAGACAAAGAGGTTTTGAGGTCTACCTATACACCCGATCATCTGCCGCATCGGGAAGCGCAGATAAAGAGCCTGGCATATATCCTCGTCTCAGCACTTCGTGGCAACACACCCTCGAATGTCATGATATACGGAAAGACCGGGACAGGGAAGACTGCGTGTGCGAAATTCGTTGGAAGGGAGCTTGAAGCGACCAGTGCAGAGCAGGGGCGCGAATGTTCGGTTATTTATATAAATGGTGGGATCATCGATACCCAGTATCGGATCATCGCTCATCTTGCCAAATTGTTTGATAAAGATGTTCCGATGACAGGATGGCCCACGGATCAGGTCTATGCCGAGTTCAAGGCTACAATTGATGAGCGGGAACAGATCATCATTATAATACTCGATGAGATCGATAAGCTCGTCAAGAAGGGGGATGAGGTGCTTTACAACCTTTTGAGGATTAATTCAGACCTTGAAAATGCAAAGATCAGTATAATTGGGATTTCAAACAACCTCCAGTTCAGGGAGTTTCTCGATCCCCGTATAAAATCATCGCTTGGCGAGGAGGAGCTTCTATTTCCACCGTATGATGCCAGACAGCTCGGAGATATCCTGAGCGAACGGGCGGCGATTGGGTTTGAAGAGGATGTTCTTGACCCCGCTGTAATCCCGTTATGTGCAGCATTTGCAGCGAATGAACATGGGGATGCACGAAGAGCACTCGATCTCATGCGGGTCGCAGGTGAGCTTGCAGAGCGAGCTGGTGATGGAATGGTGACAAAGGAGCACGTGCGAAAGGCGCAGACAAAGATTGAGTCTGATAGAATACAGGAGGTGCTGACAACACTTCCAACACAGTCAAAGCTTGTGCTCTACAGCGTGATGTCAACAGGGGGCAAGCCGCACCTGACAACAGGCGAGGTTTATCGTGCCTATATGAACTGCTGCAAGATCACGGGGATGAATGCGCTTACTCAGCGGCGAGTGACAGATCTGATCTCAGAACTTGATATGCTGGGGATAATCATGACCAAGATCGCTAATAAAGGTAGGTATGGCAGGACAAAAGAGATTTCGCTGGCAATACCGCATTCACTTGTGAGATCTATTATACTCACAGATTCAAGATTAAAAGTGCTTGAGGGTTGTTCAACACCACTTCAGCGTACACTTGGCGAGACATGGAATGTATAGCTACTACAATTATGCACTCTGGATTGCTTTAATACTCTTTTTACTATCTTTCCTCATTTCAGGACGAGAGGTACGTGCAAAAGCAATCATTGCAGGGCTTGGATGGATCGCCTTCTCGATTCACTGGTTCACACAGCCAGCCATATATCTTCAGGAGATAGATCCATTCAACGCATTTCTGACATTTGTGATGGCGATCTTCTCGCTTGTTGTCGCATTCTCATTCATGACAGAGCATAAAGATTCACTATTTCTCCTGACAAGAGTCGTTACGATCGCCTGTATCTTTTATTTCCCGTTTGCATCGATTACACCCCTTCATAATGCCTTAATCTCGCTGAACACGCACTGTATAACTGAGGGATCGAGGACAGTTTTCGGGATCAAGATGGTACTGGATGACCCACTCATATACCTGAACAACCATCGTGTGAGATTGATACTTGGCTGCACAGCGATCGAGAGTATCGCCCTTTTTATCGGAGTCATATTTGGCGTCAAAGCATCGCTTGACCGCAAGCTTGCAGCTTTTCTCGTCTCTGTTCCTGTGATATTTGTCCTCAATGTTGTGCGAAATATCTTTGTCATCGTGGCATACAGTAACGACTGGTTCGATGGCTGGTTCGGACTTGGGAGCTTCTACGTTGCCCACAACGTCATCGCAAAGATCGGATCAACGATCGCACTCATCATCATCGCGTACGTGGTACTCACCATCCTGCCAGAGGTACTTGATCTGATCGAGGATGCATGGCGTGATATCAGGGCGATCGTCATAGGTTGATCTCATGAAGAAAGGATATATGGCGTTGAGGAAAGAACTCGATGGTATCCTCTCTCCAGCAGATCTTGATCGATTGCCGAGGAGATGGCAGCTGATCGGAGATATCGTTCTTGTAAGAATTGATGGGCTTGAAGATTTCTGGGGAGAGATTGGTGATGCGTTCTTCAAGATCTATCCATGGGCGAAGGGGGTTGCCGTGGATTGTGGAGTGCATGGAAAGTTGCGAGAGCCTGATATCAGAGTCATTGCAGGCGAGGTCTCGGAGACGCTGCACCGTGAGAACCACTGTACCTTCAAACTCGATCCCAGAAAGGTGATCTTCTCACCGGGAAATATGAACGAGCGTATGCGAATCGCGGCGCTTGGCACTGACGAGTTTGTTGTTGATATGTTTGCAGGCATCGGCTATTTCTCGATCCCGATGGCAAAACACGCAGTACCAGAGAAGATCATCGCGATCGAACTCAACCCTGTTGCATTTGAGTATCTACTTGAAAATATTCGACTGAACCACGTTGAGAAGATAATTGAGCCTTTGGCAGGTGATTGTGCCGATCTTACGCCTGTTGGGGTTGCAGATAGGGTAATAATGGGTTATCTGAACGCAGAAGCATATCTTGAGGTGGGTGTGAAAGCGATACGGGAGGAGGGTGGAATTTTACACTATCACGAAGCGGTTCCATACCATCTCTTCCCGAATCGACCTGTTGAGAGAATCCAGGCTGCGTGCAGATCTTTAGGGCGTGGTTGTGAGATCATTGAGGCTAAGAAAGTCAAGAAGTTTGCACCAGGTGTCTTACATGCGGTCATCGATGCCGCGATCACATGAGAATGCTTAAATCAGATCAGGAACATCAGGAGTTTATGCCCTCAAAGGAGGTTGGACGAAAGTTAATACATATACTATCTGGCATAATCATTGCATACCTGATCCTCAACCTCCCGTATTTTATTCTTATCTTTCTAACGATGCTTGGGCTTTTATCAACGCTTTTAATATCATATCTTGTCAAAAAAGGTTTCAGGATACCGTTGATTGATCAAATACTCAACTCGTATGAACGAGAGCATGCAATGGCAAATATGCCTGCAAAAGGCGTTTTGATGTTTATTTTAAGTCTGCTTATCCTTCTAATCCTTGTAAGAAGTCCTCTTATCATCGCATCTGCTGTCATAACGCTTGCGCTTGGTGATGGATTTGCGACGATCACTGGTATCAGATGGGGCAAACACAGGCTGATCGGTAAGAAGAGTCTTGAAGGTTCAGCGGCTTTCTTTCTCACATCTTTCACTGGATTGAGTTTTCTCTTATCGCCTCTCTATGCGTTGATTGCAGCTTTTACAGGCACGTTGATCGAGATGATACCACAGGAGGTCATCGATGATAATATAACAATCCCGCTCGGTGTCAGCGCGGTTCTCATCTTTCTGATAAAGATCTGGGGTGGTGACACATCGATCTGAATGAGATTGCTGGATCTAAACTTCTGGCAGGACTCGGGTTCATGCAGCGGCTGATGCTGCTTACAGATGGCTCAATGACGCTGCTTCTTGAGATATATACAGAAAATCCCGTTGTGGTTGAGACACTCAAACAGCAGATCATACCTGCAACTGCAGAGCTTGCAGCAAAGTTCAATCTGGAGAAAGAGGCAGATCTCAACTACCGGGAGGTCATCCTGAAAGATGGCGTGCTGGATAAGCCTCTTCTCTACGCATGTTCACTCACACCACTTTCGCGGCTCACGGATGAGTTCAGAGAAGATCTTCTCAGGGCAGATATCCCCATAGGGAAGATCATGAAGCGACATGGACTTGAATTTCGAAGAGATCTGACCAGGATCGCGGAGGAAGAGGCTTCAGCCAAACTCATTGAGATATTTGGTCTTGGAGCGCGTGAAAAGATCCTGAAACGATTTTATGACATCATTCACCGTAAGGAAATCTTGATATCGATCATGGAGGCTTTTCCAGCGGCATATTATCGATCGTAAGACATTTTAATCGAGCTAACTTTAGTGATCACATGGACATCTATGATGAGGTCATGGAGCTTGCACGAAGAAGGGGTTTTCTGTGGCATTCCTTCGAGATCTATGGTGGAACTGCCGGGTTCTATGATTACGGGCCCCTGGGTGCGGCATTGAAGCGAAATATCGAACGTCTATGGCGAAGGTTTTATATCGCAGGTGAAGGATTCTATGAGATCGAAACACCCATCATCGGGATTGAAGAGATATTTCGTGCATCAGGACATCTCTCAAGCTTCACAGACCCAATTGTAGAATGTGAATCGTGCAAAGAGTTCTTCAGGGCGGATCATGTTGGAGATAGATGTCCTTCGTGTGGTGGTGCGTTTGGCGAGGTATTTGAGTTTAATCTGATGTTTGAGACCTCAATCGGACCAGGATCAAAGCGAACTGGCTATCTTCGACCAGAGACCGCTCAGGGGATGTTTGTCGACTTTCCGAGACTTCTCCGATTCTTCAGGGAAAAACTGCCGTTTGGGGTTGTTCAGGTTGGAAAAGCATTCAGAAATGAGATTTCACCAAGACAGGGCCTGATACGCCTGAGAGAATTTACCCAGGCAGAAGCCGAGATTTTTATCGATCCCACGAATAAGCGTCACCCGGGTTTTGACGCGATCAAGGATGAGACTTTGATGCTTCTTCCAGAGGGTGCGGATGAAGCATCTAAATGGAGACTTCATGATGCCGTCAAAGAGGGTGTAATTGCCAGTGAGTTTCTCGCATACCATATTTATCTTACATATCGCTTCCTGATCGAGATTGGAATCTCACATGATCGTCTGCGGTTCAGACAGCATGAAGCAGATGAAATGGCACATTACGCCGCTGACTGCTGGGACGCTGAGGTCCTTCTGGATCGACTTGGATGGGTCGAGGTCGTTGGGATTGCAGACAGGACTGATTACGATCTTAGGGCACATGAGGCAGTTTCAGGTGAGAAGTTGCGAATATTTAGGGCATACGATGAAACAGATACGGTGAAGCGGGTTAAGCTAAAGCCGAAGATGGCGTTAATTGGTCCGAGATTCAAAGACAGGGCAAAAAAAATTGCAGAAGCACTCGACCTGATTGATGCCACCACGATAGGCGATCAGGATATCGTGCTCAATATCGACGGAGAAGAGGTTACAATCACACAGGATATGTTTGAGTCTGTCACCGTCGAGGAAGAGATCAGTGGGGAGGAGGTGATCCCACATGTTATTGAGCCATCGTTCGGGATTGATCGGATCTTTTTTGCAGTTATGGAACATTCGTTCTACCAGGAAGAGGTAGAGGGTGAGATGCGTAATGTCCTCAGATTTCTACCCGGTATTGCACCGATTGATGCTTGCGTGCTCCCGCTTCTCGGTTCAAGAGAGGAGCTTCTCGAACTTTCGAAGCAGATACACCAAAACCTGCGAAGAGCAGGGTTTATCGTTGAACATGACGCATCAGGCACAATAGGACGCAGATACAGGAGACAGGACGAGATTGGAACGCTCTTCTGTATCACAATCGACTATGAGACGATCGAGGATAATACAGTGACCGTTAGATTCAGGGACTCGATGGATCAGGTGCGTGTGAAGGTCGATGAACTTCCAGATTGGCTTTCACGAGAGTGTGGTCGATGAACGAACTTATACTGAGCGGTACAGTTATATATGGCGAGAAGCTCGAACCAAGGAAAAATTCATACATCGTGATCGAGGGTGCAGCGATAAAGGAGATTGGCGAAGGGGAAGTTGATTCTGTGGCTGCTGGCATTATATCACCAGGTTTTGTAAATGCCCACACGCATATCGGAGATTCGTGCGTTAAAGACCTGCCCTATCTACCACTTGACGATCTCGTGAAGCCACCCCAGGGAATTAAACATAAGATACTCGCTGAGATTGATGAGAAGACACTCATAGCATCGATGCGGGCGAGCATTCTCCAGATGATTGGATGTGGAACTGTGCTTTTTGCCGATTTCAGGGAAGGTGGAGCCTCTGGTGCAAAAGCGTTGAGGGATGCACTATCAGGTCTTGATATCGGGTGTAAGCTCTTTGGAAGGGATGAGATCGTACCAGAAGTTATGGATGGCGTGGGTATAAGCGGTGCTTCTGATATGAGCTTTGAGGTGGCACTGGAGTTTAGAAACGTCGCCAGATCACTCAATCTACCGTTTGCAATCCATGCAGGCGAGAGGGATGAATCTGATATACTTCCTGCACTCACACTCTGCCCTGATCACCTTGTTCACATGGTTCATGCAGAGAAATCGCATATCAAACAGATTGTGGCGGAGGATATACCAGTTGTTGTTTGTATCAGATCAAATCTTGTAACAGGAGTTGGATTGCCGCCGTTGAGGTCTATGCTTGATGCAGGAGTTCTTATCGGGATTGGTACAGATAATGTGATGCTGAATTCACCCGATATTCTATTGGAGATGGAGTTTCTATCAAAAATTTACAGGCTCGATGACAGAGATGTGTTAAAGATGGCAACGATAAACGGGATAAGAATTCTGGAAGATCCAACCTATTGTGGCATCATGGAAGGCGGTATCGCTGATCTTGTTCTAATATCTGATGAGAGCTTGAATATGCGTGGTACAGGCGAACCTGTGAGAGGTATCGTCAGAAGGGCATCGAGTACAGATTTAATTGCCAGGGTAAAATCTGGTTTGCTGGAGGTTTCTTAAATGGTGGAGGAGACACTTGTAATTGGCTACAACGACATCTCAGATCTTCTCGAGATCTCGATGGTGATTGATGCAGTTGAAGATGCGTTCAGGGCATTCTATCAGGGAGACGCAAAGATGCCATCAAAGGTTTATCTTGATCTTCCAGAGTTCTCAGGGGATTTCAGGGCAATGCCGGCCAGATTGGGGGATTATGCAACACTGAAATGGGTAAACTCACATCCATTGAATAAAAAACACCCGA of the Candidatus Syntrophoarchaeum caldarius genome contains:
- a CDS encoding Ribosomal protein L31e; translation: MIIMEERIYTIPLRGVKRVPRWKRAKKAISDIKAYLTRHTKSENLVLDKSINEKVWARGAEKPPSKIRVKVVEEDGAVRAELVKEA
- a CDS encoding pyridoxamine 5-phosphate oxidase, with amino-acid sequence MVKMPKEVVDLFNDPEASKVIATVAEDGEINVAAKGTISAVDDETVAYADIFSGKTRANLEATKKAALLAFKNPPPAGYQVKGTFAGFETSGPVYDKFAALVKDLLNLDINGVAMIKVNEVFSVGAPDFGKKIA
- a CDS encoding membrane protein — encoded protein: MEVKDLTMAEVCVHALPIALFISFSVFGAMMLGYFLGNYLGMPGGILIVVSFTTAGMIGGILGSLLIVDKVYGV
- a CDS encoding Ribosomal protein L39e; this translates as MGKKMKGKKLRLAKAANQNRRVPVWVIVKTERDVTTHPKRRHWRRSNLKV
- a CDS encoding ArsR family transcriptional regulator, with amino-acid sequence MCTGDGCGHGRGEHFRKLMRALHCPTRWTIIECIGEGERGTKEIQKYLADMKEKITPSCLYYHLSELKKAGIIEIAGYREEGGGAPEKIWRLKSRQIVIDLLEGE
- a CDS encoding ATPase, V0/A0 complex, subunit C/D yields the protein MSVSEYAYINAKIRVKKGDLLDQKKMRSLMEVYETKEMIALLMDTTYRDELSSLPPDATIRDIERAIMDNMVKTFVNIASAVGTEGGRALCVELLRRFEVANLKSVLRAKLSGLSREELDLIPVEGFFRRRLSRLIDLASIEEMIPLLEGTPYRAILEGNMAAFKETKKLFVLESALDAELFQSIWLQAKKLKGADAASAMKLLGTRFDMMNMMTILRGKADGIEISQLRNYILPYGRLNPDLLRDAMMADDVKSTLQVLSTTQYADIFAGAASEYDELGQLSSFEVALQRRILDESRSLMMGYPFQIGTIIGFFELKEAEVKNLRAIAVCKENGLEAEETRRFII
- a CDS encoding ATPase, F0/V0 complex, subunit C, translated to MMAILLFVSFGAVLTGVAAAEEDASPVASAGGMAALGAGLAIGIAGLGAGIGVGTSGAAAVAASAEKPEMFGKAIIFVALAEAVAIYGLLVAFLLYTKVP
- a CDS encoding ABC transporter; translated protein: MLRKIWAITKKNILMYYLKGPVLIFGVLFPLFLFLAFYIGRSLSAEFLIPGLLAMTLFFTSTSVSPVIMPWETQMKTLERLISCPITVRTMIFGDILASFIFGIIISIVPVVIGMVMGVGVKAPLTLGVAIIIGAFAFSSLGLLFSTIPTDLVSNVMMLSNLVKFPLIFISGIFIPVSELPDWGVAVASLSPLTYFTDIARFSIEGYAFYPLYLDFLLLIASAVLFLVLAVKLHERTLVRRF
- a CDS encoding hydrolase or acyltransferase — translated: MIDMTTIEIYGGACQFRTEARIILDGRDVKLEIESDCKYCQRLGRDLMKVGLADIFPERGRPAVGFMTNPVYKKADQHLPHVDCPVPCGLLKGILAEFGLQLKKSPTIEFLQ
- a CDS encoding Daunorubicin resistance ABC transporter ATP-binding subunit is translated as MMEAIAVENLSKSFNGLKAVDRVSFSVHEGEIFGFLGPNGAGKTTTVRILTGVIQPDSGKASVLGFDVVKETLKAREKIGVVPEAANAYPDLSVWKNMMLTAALYGIERKKAEAKADELLRVFGISERKDSRVKTLSKGMKQRLMLSMALVSDPELLFLDEPTSGLDVASARIIREKIMELSREGRTIFLTSHNMEEVSMLCDRVGIINHGRIVAVERSRDLRDRIGGSLAVEVEFDRKVDLTGFPDVKARGNRYVLYTTDAHDTICSIVDFASRNGLRITGLNLHAPSLEDVFLKLTGGESDA